The Manihot esculenta cultivar AM560-2 chromosome 11, M.esculenta_v8, whole genome shotgun sequence genome includes a region encoding these proteins:
- the LOC110626051 gene encoding uncharacterized protein LOC110626051, with amino-acid sequence MHSDKELGQMALILLFSRSIGILWVMISFVVVFSSLIKSKCRPTNGSAPASQHVINKAIVLDNANWNAFVHVAVFQHEDCTSFGAVFEDPDDGFLKAISGFQEGVELPDILEAIALREVLLHVKDHLRNGGSIFIDCQRLFFTLYSNSLDVSEFNLIVKDCMNILESRPSVKV; translated from the exons ATGCACTCGGACAAAGAGCTTGGCCAGATGGCCTTAATCCTGCTTTTCTCTAGAAGTATTGGCATATTATGGGTGATGATATCTTTCGTAGTGGTGTTCTCTAGCTTAATCAAG AGTAAATGCCGACCAACAAATGGAAGTGCACCAGCAAGCCAACACGTCATCAACAAAGCAATAGTTTTGGATAACGCTAATTGGAACGCTTTTGTCCATGTTGCAGTATTTCAACATGAAGATTGCACAAGTTTTGGGGCTGTATTTGAAGACCCAGATGATGGTTTCCTTAAGGCTATCTCCGGCTTTCAAGAAGGTGTCGAGTTACCTGACATTCTGGAAGCAATTGCTTTACGAGAAGTATTACTGCATGTGAAGGACCATTTACGTAACGGTGGTTCTATTTTTATAGATTGTCAACGTCTTTTCTTTACTTTATATTCTAACTCTTTAGATGTGTCTGAGTTTAATTTGATTGTGAAGGATTGTATGAATATTCTTGAATCCCGACCAAGTGTTAAGGTTTGA